The sequence below is a genomic window from Anoplolepis gracilipes chromosome 9, ASM4749672v1, whole genome shotgun sequence.
TGTTAAGCATTTTAAACAGAAGTCTCAGAATTTAATCGCAGAAGAAATTTGTTCGATTTAGGATGTGCCAATTGTTCAGTGAGACTAAAATGTGGTAATCTATATGCCGTACACAAGAGTGCTATTTCACCCTGTCTCAACTGAAATTCACAACCGTTTGCGATTGGACGCGAGGGTAGCTCTCCCTCGCACACCAAGGCCCAATGATGCGATCgcttttgtctctctttctcgtttgaCAGTACTGGACTCGTGACGAAAAATGGTTCCAAGAATGCGCGCGGCGCCGCATCTTGGGCCAAACATCGAGCAAGACGATTAAGAATGGATTCTACAGAGTGACGCGGTTGTTGTCGAGTGATTCTCAAATACTTTTGCAAAGCCCTCGCCATGGAAGGGAACACCGCCTGCGCGGCTTCCATGGGATCCATCGGTCCCGAATTTGGAGTGGATTCTACTTCGGAGTGCAAGCGTTTGATGTGAGCAAACGCCTCCTCGGCGGCGGTGATCAACCTTGCACGGCGTTTCCGTACCCGTCGTTCGTAATCGTGTTCCTCGTAGAAGCGCTCGTTGTGACTGGAATCACGGCGACGTGCCTGCGCCGCTAAAACTGCTCGGTCCCCGCTACCGCCGCGCGACTGCATAGACCCAGTCACTCCACCATCAACTTCGTAGAATTTGAAGCTTGACTGTTTCCTGCCCGACTTTGAAACCGGCAATCTTTCCAAATATGGATTATAAATCGGGAATTCCGTGTAGTACCTCTCTAAGACCCACACAGCCGCTCTTTGAATCGATAACTGACCGATTGCATAAGACCTTGATTCACCATCCGGCGATCTGACGACCTGTCGACAAAAATACCAACGATATGTAATTCGGTAACAAATATGGATCAAAAAGGTATACGCAACGTTCACGCACCTTTATGTAGAACATAGGTTGTAGATGACGAACTTCAATAAGAAGCACAGCGGCATAGTGTATAAACAGTAATGTATCAGCAAGGGTACCTGCGTAATTTACTAAACTTTTGTACTCTGATATTTCGCCATTGGCAGCAGTCTTAGCACTCTCAGTGACCTAAAGAAATCAACAgccatatataatttacattcactaaatgtacatataatctaaattacaTCTAGAATCGCTACATAAATTTTCCTGCATACCTGTACAACGTAAAAAAGCCAATAAGTACAAATGCACAGCATGGTGAGCAGCAGCACTCCTGctctgaataaaaatatgcgcGGCATGGTAGCGACTCGCGGACGCAGAAACACCGCCCAGCTACCGATACCCAGTAGCACCAGTTTGAAGGCTAATCCTAGCAGTTGGCCTTTGCACTCGGCGTTGCACGACAGTAGTTGTAGCTTCTGCTGCATCGTCAACACTGACGTTGAGTCGGGAAAAAATCCCAATTTAGGCAAAATCACCATGGCAATAGGACTAAAGAAGGCGCTTATTCCGAGTATCATCGCCACGGCCGGACCGATATAGCGACTGCAGCTAGAACCGAACGAGCTGTCAGTTTCGTTCGGCCAGTGGCTTACATCCTCGGTAGATTCCGATCTGTCCGAGGTGTTGCCGGTAACGGCCGTTGTGTTCTCTCCCCAATTCTCATCCTGTGGCAGTATCTGCACCTCGATCACTTCCTGACCCATATTATCTACGCTATCTCCCCGTACATTTACAGTTGTTTGAAACGGAGCCATTTCGCTAGTATCCAaattttgtctctctttcctttGACTTCGAGTGCTCCTgttgtaaaacatttatatgtatatatatatatatatatatatatatatatatatatatgcatatatgtgtgtgcgaaAAAAATTCGAGTTTATGAATAGTTAGTTTTAGTACCAATGATATAACTTGCTTTTACAGTTATGCTGCAAAAAAACAGTTATATGGTACATAAAGTTATATGATGCACGGTTAAAATGAATCGAATCTACCTGGTGGTACGGTGAGAATGTTGCCTGTGATGCTGCTTCGCACTGTGAGATCGATGATGCTTTTGGGAGCTCCTGCTGTGGTGGCTATGGCTATGCTCGCTAGCCCCGGACTTGACGCTCTCCGTCTCCATTCCACGGCAAAGACTACCTGCCGTTTGCTACCCCATAAGAGCATACCCTTCTTCGCGCGCGGACCAACGGCGAGCACATAAATGCGACGCGACGTAACGACTCTCGATGCGATACCCGTCGTTGGGATACGCTATCGTAGCGGCTCTACGATCCAAGCATCCTCGGAACGTCGCGGCGTCACAGTCACGTGCGCCTTTGACATTACGCTTCGATCGAAGCCGATCTACTCCGAAGGCTCGTCGCTGTCGCGCAGCTGGCAGTGCGATGGGAACCTGGATCGGCAAAACGACGACTCTCGATCGTTATAAAAGCCGTAAAAAACGGACGCCGACACGCCTAACGTTTTATTATTCCCACCCCCTCCGTCCGGCTCCAAGCAGCCGGGCTACCACATTCCGTGATAATTGCTACGATTGAAAACACTGCGCTCCGTCCCTAGGGAAATTTTATCCCGATTATTACGTATGTGGTATGTGAAGAAGACCGATGATCTTTTATAATCTTCGACTATAAAAGTTATAGACAGACGTTCGTTCTGAAAATCTGAAAGACTAATAGCATTTTTGATCGAACGGATTTTAACCCAATCCGGATTATTTTACTATGAATCCAAGTCTTTTATTGGCAGAGACGATGCAATGACGTCATTATTCGTCCCCGATCTTATTCGCGccaaagattttaaaatgattttatatataagaaaggactatgaataccgaccAAGATGTATACACGTGACATTTGCGACTGACCAATCAGAGAGATGTGCTCCGCTTGTAAGAGCTTCTTCGCCCTGATTGGTCCATCAAAATGTACTTTATTTTGACGAGTGATTTTTGAACACAATCCTTGTGGAATGCATCTCGTATCTCGTATCTCGTATGATGAGAATGTTCGTTGATTCTTGCATTGACGGAACGGCAGCTGTAAACGACCGCACGTTCGTTGATTGTATACTACTTGATTGTAGTATAGTATTCTATACACACGGTTTCTATCGTTTCTAATTCTTCCGTGCTATTTAACCGATCCTCCAGGTTCGTTATCCCTCATATGACATTCGGTGTGTGTGGAATTTTACTGCGAGATTGTAACGCAGGTATTCGCATTTCCCCATAGAATTACACACTGCCAAAGAGGATGCCGAAGAGGAAGCATCAAGCGCTCATAGACTCCGACAGCAGCGGAAGCGCGTCGGAGAGCGGCTCAGACTTGGACAATGTAAATAGTCTAACCTTTATAGCACATGAAAGTTTCATCCATTcatttttacaacaaatatatctattaataatttctaatttgtaACTTTCATCGTATGATAAATCTTGGAATGTATCCAGTAACGTCACGTATATTTACAAGTTTTGCATAATCTATCCGTTAAATAAATCCGTTCAATAAATACTcctttttaagataatatacaaataatatttataacatgcaTCAGTTTATTGAtctaaaagagaaaagtacattatattatttgtacattaaaaatgtacaaatttgTTACGGATagatacatgcatacataGTATGATTTGAGACAActtatttttcaatgattttgtttatgataatttataatttgcagtATGTATCTTATTTTATGCAAACTATTAGGATTTACTATCACTggcgaagaaaaagaaaggaaaatcaCAAGATGATTCTCAGTCAAATGAGGATAGTGGATCGATTAAAAAAGATGCTAAACATGATTCAGACTCGTCAGATTCTGACACTAATTGGAACAACAAGACTGGAAAAACAAAGATGAAGAAAGGATCAAAACGAAGTAAACGAAAGATGACAAAATCTAGTACCGAAGACAGTGCCAGTGAAAAAGAACCAGCAAAGCCACTTTCAGAGCCAGAAGaaggtatttaaaaattaaatctattttatgaatatatatttttattttaaatgtgtaagaattttattaacgttatagtaactaataattattttattgtaataggTGAGGTATCAGATTCTGATGTAAGTGTTTCCGACTCTAGTCAAGAAGAATTTAACGATGGTTACGATGACAAACTCATGGGAGATGCAGAGGATCAAGCCAGACTTGCTCAAATGACTGAGAAGGAGCGTgaacaagaaatttttaaacgaaTTGAGCAACGTGAAATTATGAAGAAGAGATtcgaaattgaaaagaaactaagaaatgcaaagaaaaaggaattgagaaaacaaaaggaatcgaaaaagaaagagaagggcGGTGAAGAGAAACAAAAACTAGACAGGGCACCAGATCCTAAAGAAAGAAGTAAAGATCGTAAAAAGACAATAGAAgaaaaacaagataaaaagTTCCATGCAATGTCATTGCTTAAAGCCAGAcgcgaagaaaagaaagaacgaggtaatatatatacattattttaatttttttacatctattttacattttttaaattattcttcttttaattagaggaaaaagaaaaacagagaaTAGAACAACAGCAGCAACAATCAAAGGATTTAGAAGAAGAGGAATTGGAAAATGATCATAAAGGTGGTGGAAACAAGACGAAACTTAAAGCATCTGATATATATTCCGATGACAGTGGTTCATCAGATAGTgcagaggaagaagaagaagtagCTAAACCAACATCTCAGCGCAGGTCGTCCTCGAGCGAAAGTCGTGATTCGGATTCTGATAACGATAAAAAGTCAGTTGTTTGTCTACTTTATGCACAAGTAGAATCTTTTGTCttgttttgaaattatatttaatattattatattttttagatcgaTTACTAGTAACAAAGTCAGACCGAAGAAACCAGTATATATCAGTACTAAGGAAGACTTAAACAAGATCCGACTGTCTCGTCACAAAATGGAAAGATTCGTCCATCTTCCTTTCTTTGACAGAGTAGTGCAGGGTTGTTTTGTCAGGATTGGAATTGGCAATAATAATGGTAAACCTGTCTATAGGGTAGCTGAGATAAGCGGTGTGTGCGAGACGGGAAAGATTTATCAACTCGGCGGCACAAGAACGAATAAGGGATTGAAATTGCGTCATGGTGCGCAGGAACGGGTGTTTAGGTTGGAATTCGTCTCTAATCAAGAATTCACAGACTCGGAGTTCTTCAAGTGGAAGGAAACTTGCGCTCTGCAAGGAATTTCGGTGCCAACGTTTGACGAAGTGGAGCAGAAATTAAAGGATATTAATGAAGCACTGTTATATGAATACAAAGAAGAGGATATAGAGAAGATTGTTCGAGAAAAGGAGAGATTCAAACAAACACCTTATAATTATGCGATGAAGAAAGCTCAGCTGATGAGAGAACGCGACGCAGCTAATTGCAGAGGAGATGATGAAACTGCTAGTCGTCTTAATCAAGAATTAAGTGAATTGGAAGAACGCGCTTCGGAACTGGATAAAATGCGTACAGCGACGATTTCCAGTATATCATACATAAATGATCGCAaccgaaagaaaaatgttgagGAAGCCGAGAAAGCTATAATGGTAAGTTTTAGAATCTACTGTATTTATGTGTTTGTCCATCGTTATTACgcgaaattttaatcaattaaaattgatgtaaTAATAGGAAGAACTGAAGGCTAACAAAGGTAAAAAGGTCGATGACCCATTTACCAGACGAAGTACTAAGCCGAGGATGGTATATAAGCCGGACGATGAATCTGATGTGGTAAACACAGTTCCAACAAATGACAAATCAAGTCCTCATCCGGCTGTCGATTCGGTATCGACCGCTAACGACAAAGAGAACGGACAGGAGTCTAAAAAGAAGCAGTGTACAGAAGACTTGTTTAACGCCCATGATTTCGACATAACAATCGATTTGGAAGTTCCTATTCCAAGTAAGTTTTCATATCGTAAGAAgggtattttataattatgaacttttgtttgataattaattaacaaaaagagATTATGTCGAGAAGAACTTATCAGTACAatatgtatgcataattttatttttagataatccTGTTAGTGTTTTACCGAAGCCTATTAACAACATCAAGGACACAGGACCACGCCGATCGTTAAATttagaagattataaaaagaaacgcGGTCTCATCTAACAGTTCATACGTTTTAGACATCGTAAAAACGTAAAGTTAAGTTGTCGAGGTTgtcttgtaataattaaggAATTTAACCTCGCTTATCGAATGCTCTGGATAATAGTAAGAACGAAAGATATGTTCTTATAATGATTGACTGagaaattagattatttatataaaatacattcattagtatatcatatattatattattgctaaCGGCGCGCAATTCCATTTGTTTAATACATTGAGTGTTGGTGGTGGTttgctaattttatataaaaaattagctccaattatgttgtattatagttatatataataaataaaggaatGTTAAAACGAAAAACACATTGATATCTAATGGTTTTTTGGAGAtagtttcttataattttgcatcATACAGGTTAATGtccatatatattcatatatgatGTGGAAACTGTCTCGGTATcgttattattcttataaacactcaatgtattaaaaatgttttccaaCTAAACAAGGTTCCAACATAAAGCGGTTCCTATTGTGTACTCTAAGTAATGACATGGCGACTTgtgcatgaaaaatataattatgcaagTAATGATTAGAAAACTGTTCTTTGACAATTACAGTACTTAAAGGAGATAACGgatatactgaaaaaaaatacaattttacgcTTTGACTCTTACATGTTCCAATACTATAGAACATCCatatacttaaattaaaaaagagagagatagaaaatataagaaaaaaaaggtatgTACCTAACGAAGCCGTTTGCCAAATATgactttaaaatttcttataaataaaaacattgtttGTATGAGAATTAATTACAGTGACAGTATATAATCGCGCACAAagcaattttatgttatatttacatgACAGAATTACACTCTCATTAagtgataattttattgtagaaTGAAATGCATATGATTAATGTAGATATATTAATGCTTTATATCTTTTGCAAatcaagtaattatatttacaactccattttttgcatatatatacataaataatatagtgtatttcattttaatatctgtTTCAGTTTATATACTGCTGATATaacttcaatatttttattgaaaaatatgtaaatatttgaaggttttcaaatcttaatttttgtcattttttgaGCTCTAAGTGTTATATAACTACCTAAAATaggttaatatattataataactatagtatctattaattacttattttttttacgagtttAATATCGTTGACAACAATTATTTCAAccatatattatgattttgtAATCTTATATGTACGATGACGACGTAGAAAGTATACatgtaagaaattatatattgtaatttacgaaataagagaaattttgttttttctattacgcgttttatttttcgaaattgtacatatatttaggaATGTTCTGTATTTAAGATgagaaattttacaaagaCAAACACacagtttttatttgtttgacaagttaatatttttctgattaaGAACAGTCATCTTAAAGAATGTAATCATGCTGAACGTTTTgtgattgtaaaaataatctacatatttgtgtaatatattgtttgtatgaaata
It includes:
- the Vang gene encoding vang-like protein 1 yields the protein METESVKSGASEHSHSHHSRSSQKHHRSHSAKQHHRQHSHRTTRSTRSQRKERQNLDTSEMAPFQTTVNVRGDSVDNMGQEVIEVQILPQDENWGENTTAVTGNTSDRSESTEDVSHWPNETDSSFGSSCSRYIGPAVAMILGISAFFSPIAMVILPKLGFFPDSTSVLTMQQKLQLLSCNAECKGQLLGLAFKLVLLGIGSWAVFLRPRVATMPRIFLFRAGVLLLTMLCICTYWLFYVVQVTESAKTAANGEISEYKSLVNYAGTLADTLLFIHYAAVLLIEVRHLQPMFYIKVVRSPDGESRSYAIGQLSIQRAAVWVLERYYTEFPIYNPYLERLPVSKSGRKQSSFKFYEVDGGVTGSMQSRGGSGDRAVLAAQARRRDSSHNERFYEEHDYERRVRKRRARLITAAEEAFAHIKRLHSEVESTPNSGPMDPMEAAQAVFPSMARALQKYLRITRQQPRHSVESILNRLARCLAQDAAPRAFLEPFFVTSPVLSNEKERQKRSHHWALVCEGELPSRPIANGCEFQLRQGEIALLCTAYRLPHFSLTEQLAHPKSNKFLLRLNSETSV
- the Rtf1 gene encoding RNA polymerase-associated protein RTF1 homolog produces the protein MPKRKHQALIDSDSSGSASESGSDLDNDLLSLAKKKKGKSQDDSQSNEDSGSIKKDAKHDSDSSDSDTNWNNKTGKTKMKKGSKRSKRKMTKSSTEDSASEKEPAKPLSEPEEGEVSDSDVSVSDSSQEEFNDGYDDKLMGDAEDQARLAQMTEKEREQEIFKRIEQREIMKKRFEIEKKLRNAKKKELRKQKESKKKEKGGEEKQKLDRAPDPKERSKDRKKTIEEKQDKKFHAMSLLKARREEKKEREEKEKQRIEQQQQQSKDLEEEELENDHKGGGNKTKLKASDIYSDDSGSSDSAEEEEEVAKPTSQRRSSSSESRDSDSDNDKKSITSNKVRPKKPVYISTKEDLNKIRLSRHKMERFVHLPFFDRVVQGCFVRIGIGNNNGKPVYRVAEISGVCETGKIYQLGGTRTNKGLKLRHGAQERVFRLEFVSNQEFTDSEFFKWKETCALQGISVPTFDEVEQKLKDINEALLYEYKEEDIEKIVREKERFKQTPYNYAMKKAQLMRERDAANCRGDDETASRLNQELSELEERASELDKMRTATISSISYINDRNRKKNVEEAEKAIMEELKANKGKKVDDPFTRRSTKPRMVYKPDDESDVVNTVPTNDKSSPHPAVDSVSTANDKENGQESKKKQCTEDLFNAHDFDITIDLEVPIPNNPVSVLPKPINNIKDTGPRRSLNLEDYKKKRGLI